In one Streptomyces sp. NBC_01288 genomic region, the following are encoded:
- a CDS encoding ABC transporter ATP-binding protein, giving the protein MTSTDQQPFLSVRDLKVHFSTEDGIVKAVDGLSFDLAKGKTLGIVGESGSGKSVTNLTILGLHDRDLTAIEGEILLDDKELLTATERELERLRGNKMSMIFQDALASLSPYHTVGKQISEVYRKHTGASKKESRERAIEMLKRVGIPQPEVRVDDYPHLFSGGMRQRAMIAMALVCDPELLIADEPTTALDVTVQAQIMDLLKDLQQEFGTAIVFITHDLGVIADIADDVLVMYGGRCVERGTKKEVLTDPQHPYTLGLLSSMPSLEGPVDVPLMPIPGSPPSLLNPPSGCRFHPRCTFAEKVEGGLCSSERPVLEVVDGRGSACHLTTAQRQELFADLLAVAQHN; this is encoded by the coding sequence GTGACGAGCACCGATCAGCAGCCCTTCCTCTCCGTCAGGGATCTCAAAGTCCACTTCTCCACCGAGGACGGCATCGTCAAGGCCGTCGACGGGCTCTCCTTCGACCTCGCCAAGGGCAAGACGCTCGGCATCGTCGGTGAGTCGGGCTCCGGCAAGTCCGTCACCAACCTGACGATCCTGGGTCTGCACGACCGCGACCTTACGGCGATCGAGGGCGAGATCCTGCTCGACGACAAGGAGTTGCTCACCGCGACCGAGCGGGAACTGGAGCGGCTGCGCGGCAACAAGATGTCCATGATCTTCCAGGACGCGCTGGCCTCGCTGTCGCCGTACCACACGGTCGGCAAGCAGATCAGCGAGGTGTACCGCAAGCACACCGGCGCCTCCAAGAAGGAGTCCCGCGAGCGGGCGATCGAGATGCTGAAGCGGGTCGGGATCCCCCAGCCCGAGGTCCGGGTGGACGACTACCCGCACCTGTTCTCGGGCGGTATGCGCCAGCGCGCGATGATCGCCATGGCCCTGGTCTGCGACCCGGAACTGCTGATCGCCGACGAGCCGACCACCGCCCTCGACGTGACGGTCCAGGCCCAGATCATGGACCTGCTGAAGGACCTCCAGCAGGAGTTCGGCACGGCCATCGTGTTCATCACGCACGACCTCGGCGTGATCGCCGACATCGCCGACGACGTCCTCGTGATGTACGGCGGCCGGTGCGTGGAGCGCGGCACCAAGAAGGAGGTGCTGACGGACCCGCAGCACCCCTACACGCTCGGTCTGCTCAGCTCCATGCCGAGCCTCGAAGGACCGGTCGACGTACCGCTGATGCCGATCCCGGGCTCGCCGCCCTCGCTGCTCAATCCGCCGTCCGGCTGCCGCTTCCACCCGCGCTGCACCTTCGCCGAGAAGGTCGAGGGCGGACTGTGCTCCAGCGAGCGGCCCGTGCTGGAGGTGGTCGACGGCCGGGGCTCCGCCTGCCACCTCACCACCGCACAGCGCCAGGAACTCTTCGCCGACCTTCTCGCCGTAGCCCAGCACAACTGA
- a CDS encoding ABC transporter permease: MFRFLVRRTIGALVILLIISAITFWLFYAVPRDPAMMSCGKNCTPASLAQIRHNLGIDHPIPVQYWYWLKGIFVGRDYSGFGMCNAPCLGYSFANNEPVFGTIMDRLPLTLSLAFGSAVIFLIFGVGTGMIAALKQGKFLDKFATSASLLGSSLQIYFVGYIALYFLVFKTGILDQPSYTPLTENPVSWFSGLLLPWLVLSIIFTANYTRMARSQLVEQLSEDYVRTARAKGLSRANVFLRFAWRGAMGPIVTVFGIDLGTLIGGAIITEQVFSLQGIGRLAVISVIQSDLPMLLGVTVLAAAAIVFFNIIVDAAYAFIDPRIRLA; encoded by the coding sequence ATGTTCCGCTTCCTTGTCCGCCGTACGATCGGCGCGCTGGTCATTCTGCTGATCATCAGCGCCATCACCTTCTGGCTCTTCTACGCCGTCCCGCGTGACCCGGCCATGATGTCCTGCGGCAAGAACTGCACGCCGGCCTCGCTCGCGCAGATCCGGCACAACCTGGGCATCGACCATCCGATCCCGGTGCAGTACTGGTACTGGCTGAAGGGGATCTTCGTCGGGCGGGACTACAGCGGCTTCGGAATGTGCAACGCTCCGTGCCTCGGCTACTCCTTCGCCAACAACGAGCCCGTCTTCGGCACGATCATGGACCGCCTGCCGCTGACCCTCTCGCTCGCCTTCGGTTCGGCCGTCATCTTCCTGATCTTCGGTGTCGGCACGGGCATGATCGCGGCGTTGAAGCAGGGCAAGTTCCTGGACAAGTTCGCGACCTCGGCGTCGCTGCTGGGCTCCTCGCTCCAGATCTACTTCGTCGGCTACATCGCGCTGTACTTCCTGGTCTTCAAGACGGGCATCCTCGACCAGCCCTCGTACACGCCGCTGACCGAGAACCCCGTCTCGTGGTTCTCCGGCCTGCTGCTGCCGTGGCTGGTGCTGTCGATCATCTTCACCGCCAACTACACCCGCATGGCCCGCTCCCAACTGGTCGAGCAGCTCAGCGAGGACTACGTCCGGACCGCCCGCGCCAAGGGCCTCTCGCGTGCGAACGTCTTCCTGCGCTTCGCCTGGCGCGGTGCCATGGGCCCGATCGTCACGGTGTTCGGCATCGACCTGGGCACGCTGATCGGCGGCGCGATCATCACCGAGCAGGTCTTCAGCCTCCAGGGCATCGGCCGGCTCGCGGTGATCTCCGTCATCCAGAGCGACCTCCCGATGCTGCTCGGCGTCACCGTGCTGGCGGCCGCCGCGATCGTGTTCTTCAACATCATCGTCGACGCCGCCTACGCCTTCATCGACCCGCGGATCCGGCTCGCCTGA
- a CDS encoding ABC transporter ATP-binding protein, whose product MSNANPLLDVSGLTKHFPIKGGFPIRRTVGAVQAVDGLDFQVGEGESLGLVGESGCGKSTTGRLITRLLEPTGGKVSYRGQDITHAGRKQLAPIRSEIQMIFQDPYASLNPRQTVGKIVAGPMEINNINPAGGREARVRELLEIVGLNPEHYNRFPHEFSGGQRQRIGVARALALEPKLIVADEPVSALDVSIQAQVVNLLQKVQKELGIAFVFIAHDLAIVRHFSQRVAVMYLGKIVEIADRDDLYGNPRHPYTRALLSAVPEATVDETPARERIRLVGDVPSPINPPTGCRFRTRCWKATEKCATEAPPLVQVEGNKPGHLTACHYPETADTVPAPRLSKDPEAAA is encoded by the coding sequence ATGAGCAACGCGAACCCCCTCCTGGACGTCAGCGGGCTGACCAAACACTTCCCGATCAAGGGCGGTTTCCCGATCCGGCGTACGGTCGGTGCCGTGCAGGCGGTCGACGGGCTGGACTTCCAGGTCGGTGAGGGCGAGAGCCTGGGCCTGGTCGGCGAGTCGGGCTGCGGCAAGTCCACGACGGGCCGGCTGATCACGCGCCTGCTGGAGCCGACCGGCGGCAAGGTCTCCTACCGCGGCCAGGACATCACCCACGCGGGCCGCAAGCAGCTGGCGCCCATCCGGTCCGAGATCCAGATGATCTTCCAGGACCCGTACGCCTCGCTGAACCCGCGGCAGACGGTCGGCAAGATCGTGGCCGGCCCGATGGAGATCAACAACATCAACCCGGCCGGCGGCCGCGAGGCCCGCGTCCGTGAGCTGCTGGAGATCGTCGGTCTCAACCCCGAGCACTACAACCGATTCCCGCACGAGTTCTCCGGCGGCCAGCGCCAACGCATCGGTGTCGCCCGCGCGTTGGCCCTCGAACCGAAGCTGATCGTCGCGGACGAACCGGTGTCGGCCCTGGACGTCTCGATCCAGGCGCAGGTCGTGAACCTGCTCCAGAAGGTCCAGAAGGAACTCGGCATCGCGTTCGTGTTCATCGCCCACGACCTGGCGATCGTCCGGCACTTCTCACAGCGAGTCGCGGTAATGTACCTCGGCAAGATCGTGGAGATCGCCGACCGCGACGACCTGTACGGCAACCCGCGTCACCCCTATACGCGGGCCCTGTTGTCCGCCGTGCCCGAGGCCACGGTGGACGAGACGCCCGCCCGGGAGCGTATCCGGCTGGTCGGTGACGTGCCGTCGCCGATCAACCCGCCCACGGGCTGCCGTTTCCGTACCCGTTGCTGGAAGGCGACGGAGAAGTGCGCGACGGAGGCTCCGCCGCTGGTACAGGTCGAGGGCAACAAGCCCGGCCACCTGACCGCATGCCACTACCCCGAGACGGCGGACACCGTTCCGGCACCCCGTCTCTCCAAGGACCCCGAGGCGGCGGCCTGA
- a CDS encoding class I SAM-dependent methyltransferase, with protein MVDRSFADPSLAALYDTLNPWGPGDDFCLGLVRSAGSVLDVGCGTGRLLGRARREGHRGRLMGLDPAAAMLVQARAHEPGVEWVLGDLQAREWHGEFDLAVMTGHAFQVLLGDEELRLALRAVRAALVSGGRFVFETRNPGARAWETWTPDRVREIPDGRGGVVRVWHEVESVSPAGDRVTFTETFDGTLWERPQVDRTTLRFLDTGALDDFLGEAGFVVVERYGDWGRGVLTPASPEIITVAEAVGNQGSYT; from the coding sequence ATGGTTGATCGTTCGTTCGCGGATCCCTCGCTCGCAGCGCTGTACGACACCCTCAACCCGTGGGGACCCGGCGACGACTTCTGCCTCGGGCTGGTCAGGTCCGCCGGCTCCGTGCTCGATGTCGGGTGCGGTACCGGGCGGTTGCTCGGACGGGCCCGGAGGGAGGGGCACCGGGGGCGGCTCATGGGGCTCGATCCCGCCGCCGCGATGCTGGTGCAGGCGCGGGCTCATGAACCCGGCGTCGAGTGGGTGCTCGGAGATCTACAGGCACGCGAGTGGCACGGCGAGTTCGACCTCGCCGTCATGACCGGCCACGCCTTCCAAGTGCTGCTCGGCGACGAGGAGTTGCGCCTCGCTCTACGTGCCGTACGTGCCGCTCTCGTGTCCGGCGGGCGGTTCGTGTTCGAGACGCGGAATCCGGGGGCCCGGGCGTGGGAGACGTGGACGCCGGACCGAGTACGGGAGATTCCCGACGGGCGTGGCGGGGTCGTACGCGTATGGCACGAGGTCGAGTCCGTGTCACCTGCCGGCGATCGGGTCACGTTCACCGAGACCTTTGACGGGACCCTGTGGGAACGGCCGCAGGTCGACCGGACCACCCTGCGATTCCTCGACACCGGGGCGCTGGACGACTTCCTCGGCGAGGCCGGGTTCGTCGTGGTCGAGCGGTATGGCGACTGGGGACGAGGGGTGTTGACCCCTGCCAGCCCTGAAATCATCACCGTGGCTGAAGCTGTGGGCAATCAGGGCAGCTACACCTAG
- a CDS encoding ABC transporter substrate-binding protein, whose protein sequence is MIATGVVAASSSVLTACGGGNSTSNSKVPSVSKAKQSKIEVGTKADSTGPAPEVAGAVKGGTIYGLDQFDMDHLDPAQIYVSTEILITTPIMRGLTGYKLDSKGGATLVGDVATDAGTAKDGGKTWSFTIKDGIKWEDGSDLSMDDVRHTFERLFASFVTEGPRYVQQFLVGGDKYKGPYDGKSLDSIEVDGKTITFRLSEARGDFNFTLAERAYSFVKKSKDTKEKYDKQPFSCGPYKISARDVGKSLTYTRNEHWDAATDPIRNAYPDKYLFQFGFELLASTDRYIADKGNDQYTMSIFNEIAPERIATVLTNAKLKQRVLTAVDTVTYYWPINTTRITDVKVRQAINYAWPNQQLQTIRGGASTSEIATTIFSPVTPGYVEFDLYGKTTKPGGDPVKAKALLKEAGKVGQKLVIAYQTSDNAVKQAVAIKNALEAAGFTVVNKQIDKSTFYTQIGKIDNTYDLFAAGWSPDWPGGYSVFYPCWDGANIGDGRSNYAQLKDTGVDKAIAAASLITDADAANKAWGAIDKQVMELAACVPDYHAIRNWMHGSKLGGFVYDAGNTGLALTRLYAKA, encoded by the coding sequence ATGATCGCCACCGGCGTGGTGGCCGCGTCGAGCTCGGTGCTGACCGCCTGTGGCGGCGGCAACTCGACCTCGAACAGCAAGGTCCCCTCGGTCAGCAAGGCCAAGCAGAGCAAGATCGAGGTCGGCACCAAGGCCGACTCGACGGGCCCCGCGCCCGAGGTCGCCGGCGCGGTCAAGGGCGGGACGATCTACGGGCTCGACCAGTTCGACATGGACCACCTCGACCCGGCGCAGATCTACGTCTCCACCGAGATCCTCATCACCACGCCGATCATGCGCGGCCTGACCGGCTACAAGCTCGACTCCAAGGGCGGCGCCACCCTGGTCGGCGACGTCGCCACGGACGCGGGCACGGCCAAGGACGGCGGCAAGACCTGGTCGTTCACCATCAAGGACGGCATCAAGTGGGAGGACGGCTCCGACCTCTCCATGGACGACGTCCGGCACACCTTCGAGCGCCTCTTCGCCTCCTTCGTCACCGAGGGTCCGCGCTACGTCCAGCAGTTCCTGGTGGGCGGCGACAAGTACAAGGGCCCCTACGACGGCAAGAGCCTCGACTCCATCGAGGTCGACGGCAAGACCATCACCTTCCGCCTCAGCGAGGCCCGTGGTGACTTCAACTTCACGCTGGCCGAGCGGGCGTACTCCTTCGTGAAGAAGTCGAAGGACACCAAGGAGAAGTACGACAAGCAGCCGTTCTCCTGCGGCCCGTACAAGATCTCCGCCCGTGACGTCGGCAAGTCGCTGACGTACACCCGCAACGAGCACTGGGACGCGGCGACGGACCCGATCCGCAACGCCTACCCGGACAAGTACCTCTTCCAGTTCGGCTTCGAACTGCTGGCCTCGACCGACCGCTACATAGCGGACAAGGGCAACGACCAGTACACGATGTCGATCTTCAACGAGATCGCCCCCGAGCGGATCGCCACGGTCCTCACCAACGCGAAGCTCAAGCAGCGGGTGCTCACCGCGGTCGACACGGTCACCTACTACTGGCCGATCAACACCACCCGGATCACGGACGTCAAGGTCCGCCAGGCCATCAACTACGCCTGGCCGAACCAGCAGTTGCAGACCATCCGCGGTGGCGCGTCCACCAGCGAGATCGCGACCACCATCTTCTCCCCGGTGACGCCCGGTTACGTGGAGTTCGACCTCTACGGCAAGACCACGAAGCCCGGCGGCGACCCGGTCAAGGCCAAGGCCCTCCTCAAGGAGGCCGGCAAGGTCGGTCAGAAGCTGGTCATCGCCTACCAGACGTCGGACAACGCGGTGAAGCAGGCCGTGGCGATCAAGAACGCGCTGGAGGCGGCCGGCTTCACGGTCGTCAACAAGCAGATCGACAAGTCGACCTTCTACACCCAGATCGGCAAGATCGACAACACGTACGACCTGTTCGCGGCCGGCTGGAGCCCCGACTGGCCGGGCGGCTACTCGGTCTTCTACCCCTGCTGGGACGGCGCCAACATCGGCGACGGCCGCAGCAACTACGCCCAGCTGAAGGACACCGGCGTCGACAAGGCGATCGCGGCCGCGTCCCTGATCACCGACGCGGACGCGGCCAACAAGGCCTGGGGCGCCATCGACAAGCAGGTCATGGAGCTCGCGGCCTGCGTCCCGGACTACCACGCCATCCGCAACTGGATGCACGGCTCGAAGCTCGGCGGCTTCGTCTACGACGCCGGAAACACCGGCCTCGCGCTCACGAGGCTCTACGCCAAGGCGTAG